One stretch of Chryseobacterium indologenes DNA includes these proteins:
- a CDS encoding S8 family peptidase: MKKHLLLVSTLAISMLSAQNNEGLKREFERKNKENSAKFESYVGRISATSKNSETLKELQQQRNNLAGFTPSGIPYFNQVEDMDQIKNSNADFLQNGTITGLTGSFNGENIKYTLFDGGRVYAAHPFFDNMTGRVTNKEASTMNYSAHSTAVSGFMGARAHTQTLNFTDGTSRSVNFQGIAKNSTIDSYAFSDSVLPGNTALSTVFEKILIAQPKISNHSYGTNQGWAVKAVNGVNSWVWNGAFTSPNTSMDLQGTYFDNDESYDAIVYNNPTYIIVKSSGNYFGMGPAAGSTATSYYRGSNNTNVAFTATDTLPAQNCSQGFDCIGPGSLAKNIIVVAATDRITANDGRYVTAANVIHSDYSSAGPRDDGGIKPDIAAVGTDVGSASTAENTTGSASLTVGSGTSYSAPVVTGIIGLWTQINKQLFQNAELKAASAKTLMIHSASEAGNVGPDPWFGWGFINAKKGAELLVGKSNGSVIFKDEVLNNGTTNSQVVKASGSEPLKVTISWIDPEFKIPENIDWNGAYNNRNSRLVNDLDLRITDTSNNTVYMPWKLNATSPMTPATKGDNTVDNVEQVIIDAPVAGRNYKIEVLHKGTLVNNATPSATAPQNYSIIVTGYTEVLGTKEDAKGALSNFAVAPSVTKDVTNILNAPKKSTFTIYDMSGKKLQNGTINSDKEAINLSSHPKGIYIIEVKTDKDVVVKKVIKE, encoded by the coding sequence ATGAAGAAACATTTACTTTTGGTCAGCACTTTAGCTATTTCAATGCTAAGTGCGCAAAACAATGAAGGATTAAAAAGAGAGTTTGAAAGAAAAAACAAAGAGAACAGCGCTAAGTTTGAATCTTATGTAGGAAGAATTTCTGCAACAAGCAAGAATTCAGAGACTTTAAAAGAACTTCAACAACAGAGAAACAATTTAGCAGGCTTTACTCCAAGCGGAATTCCATACTTCAACCAAGTAGAAGATATGGATCAGATAAAAAATTCCAACGCTGATTTTCTTCAAAATGGAACAATTACCGGACTTACGGGTTCATTCAATGGAGAAAACATCAAATACACACTTTTTGATGGTGGAAGGGTATACGCAGCACACCCTTTCTTTGATAACATGACCGGAAGAGTTACGAATAAAGAAGCGAGTACAATGAACTACAGTGCTCATTCTACTGCGGTTTCCGGATTTATGGGAGCAAGAGCCCATACTCAGACTTTAAATTTCACAGACGGAACATCCAGATCCGTAAACTTCCAGGGAATTGCAAAAAATTCTACAATAGATTCTTATGCATTCAGTGATTCTGTATTACCGGGGAACACTGCCCTTAGCACTGTATTTGAAAAAATACTAATTGCTCAGCCAAAAATTTCCAACCACTCTTATGGAACTAACCAAGGATGGGCAGTAAAAGCAGTTAATGGAGTTAATTCGTGGGTATGGAATGGTGCATTCACCAGTCCAAATACATCTATGGATTTACAAGGTACTTATTTTGACAATGATGAAAGTTATGATGCCATTGTTTATAACAATCCAACGTACATCATCGTAAAATCATCAGGTAACTATTTTGGAATGGGACCAGCTGCAGGAAGCACGGCTACATCATATTATAGAGGCAGTAACAATACCAATGTTGCATTTACAGCAACAGATACCCTTCCAGCACAAAACTGCAGCCAAGGTTTTGACTGTATTGGCCCTGGATCATTAGCAAAAAATATAATTGTAGTAGCAGCTACAGATAGAATCACAGCTAATGATGGCAGATATGTTACCGCTGCAAATGTTATTCATTCAGATTACAGTAGTGCAGGTCCTAGGGATGATGGTGGTATAAAACCAGATATCGCAGCAGTTGGAACTGACGTTGGGAGTGCTTCAACAGCAGAAAATACAACTGGGAGTGCCAGCTTAACAGTAGGTAGCGGAACTTCGTATTCTGCACCAGTAGTGACTGGTATCATCGGACTATGGACACAGATTAACAAGCAGTTATTCCAAAACGCAGAATTAAAAGCTGCTTCTGCAAAAACACTAATGATTCACTCTGCTTCTGAAGCAGGAAATGTAGGACCAGATCCATGGTTCGGATGGGGATTCATCAATGCTAAGAAAGGGGCTGAACTTTTAGTTGGAAAATCGAATGGATCAGTAATTTTCAAAGATGAGGTTCTGAACAACGGAACAACCAATTCACAAGTAGTAAAAGCTTCTGGAAGTGAACCACTTAAAGTGACTATTTCATGGATTGATCCGGAATTTAAGATCCCTGAAAATATCGATTGGAACGGAGCTTACAATAACAGAAACTCCAGACTTGTAAATGACCTAGACTTAAGAATTACGGATACATCCAATAATACAGTATACATGCCTTGGAAGCTTAATGCAACCAGTCCTATGACTCCTGCAACTAAAGGGGACAACACTGTAGATAATGTAGAACAAGTAATCATTGATGCTCCTGTAGCAGGAAGAAATTACAAGATTGAAGTACTTCACAAAGGTACATTGGTTAACAATGCTACTCCAAGTGCAACAGCTCCTCAAAACTATTCAATTATAGTTACTGGGTACACTGAAGTACTAGGGACTAAAGAAGATGCTAAAGGTGCTTTAAGCAATTTTGCTGTTGCTCCTTCAGTAACCAAAGATGTAACAAATATCTTAAATGCTCCTAAGAAATCAACATTCACGATCTATGATATGTCTGGTAAGAAATTACAAAACGGAACTATCAACAGTGATAAAGAAGCCATTAATTTATCTTCTCATCCAAAGGGAATTTACATCATTGAAGTAAAAACTGATAAAGATGTAGTGGTTAAAAAAGTGATTAAAGAGTAA
- the dnaE gene encoding DNA polymerase III subunit alpha translates to MYLIFDTETTGLPKNFNAPLSDSDNWPRMVQIAWQVHDDDGNLIENQDYIIKPEGYDIPFNAARIHGITTKIANEEGRDLKEILEEFSKVLEKVRVVSGHNVEFDYNIVGAEFYRKNIQDNLQEKPKADTMILGTDFCQLGGGRGGRFKPPKLEELYEKLYGSKFDEAHNAAADVNATARAFFEMVRIGVVPAETLKISEDQLAYFKSLYPDPIKPFNIVIRRQVADFHNKKKQQDFGSIDEIDLGKYFNFDNHSVFSTLTATSSINDLIKKASDENFPAVGMVDLGNMMGAFKFVSAVEGANGDRAKKHKEFLAKKQEAEENGTEFNEEEPVSTPLIPVVGCEFYISDRYEQKQFTKDDPDRRTQVVLLAKDFNGYKNLAKLSSIGFLKGFYFGVPRISRELIAEYKEGIIALTSGIMGDIPDAILNTGEQKGEELFKWWSETFGDDFYVQLQNHNLPEEEHLNEVLLYLADKYSVKILAQNETFYTNKDDANIQDIVSCIKDGEKLTTPIGKGFGKRRGLATGEYYMKSSDEIKEAFLAYPDAFEAYEEFFAKFKPYTLKRDVLLPKFDIPEEFIHAEDEVDGGKRGEMAYLTHLTYEGARKRYVETGITEEIKERLDFELEVIANTGYPGYFLIVQDFCNEARNMGVWVGPGRGSAAGSAVAYCIGITNVDPIKYDLLFERFLNPERVSMPDIDIDFDDEGRDRVIKWVIEKYGQSQVAQIITYSVLGGKSAIKDAGRVLDVPIPDTNNIAKLIPSTPGMNIAKALAKYDKLKPEEQMLVDEMRYVLESPDDARHGVLASAKKMEGCIRNTGIHACGVIITPEDVSNLVPVTIAAKDADILVSQFDNSVAESAGLLKMDFLGLRTLTIIKDALKLVKARYGVDIDPDLIPLDDAKTYQLFKEGRTVGIFQYESPGMQKYMRELKPTVFADLIAMNALYRPGPIKYIPNFINRKHGIEEIVYDLPETEEYLKETYGITVYQEQVMLLSQKLANFTKGEADTLRKAMGKKQIDVLNKMYPKFIEGGRKNNLNEERLEKIWNDWKAFAEYAFNKSHSTCYAFIAYQTAFLKANYPAEYMASVMSNNINNTDSITMFMEDCKSMGVDVLGPDVNESQYKFSVNEKGQIRFGLGAIKGIGEGPSEAITRERENGRFKNIYDFFERILPSQMNKRVAESLVLAGAFDELDVFHRGQYFDIDMAGRTNLERLIRYGQSFQESKNEMEFSLFADFADEVQIEQPKLLPCPEWPNMHKLNKEKETIGFYLSAHPLDEFKYQFQFMQGRLSKKSVLEKEEEEKIVTDEAPVLEQDSPDETTDLTEIVSDELSVGEEEVVEETTKKAEPKGNFLFLNLDEVDAYKEQAFANKQEELFEEKKKDWKTLQKERENGGGGKEYTVAGLITEYRVQDGFRSGEKVAFVTLEDYSGSYSFRLGDRDYMRLKEKLEVQRFVIFKIKFAQVKDGRVFVNVNDVIELQEAFERFAKSISLVMDVMDVRVEDLDFFRTVLERNKGNQKLKFFIKNIEDDSQIEVQSMKHSVDLNGDLIKEIQLLNKYEFYLN, encoded by the coding sequence ATGTATTTAATTTTTGACACAGAAACAACCGGTTTACCTAAAAATTTCAATGCTCCGCTTTCAGATTCTGATAACTGGCCAAGAATGGTTCAGATTGCATGGCAGGTGCACGATGATGATGGTAATTTAATTGAAAATCAGGATTATATAATAAAGCCTGAAGGATATGATATTCCCTTTAATGCTGCTAGAATTCACGGAATTACAACGAAAATTGCTAATGAAGAAGGACGTGATCTAAAGGAGATCTTAGAAGAGTTTTCTAAAGTTCTTGAAAAAGTAAGAGTCGTTTCCGGTCACAATGTTGAATTTGATTACAATATTGTGGGAGCTGAATTTTACAGAAAAAATATACAAGATAACCTTCAGGAAAAACCCAAGGCCGATACAATGATCCTGGGAACAGACTTCTGCCAGTTGGGAGGAGGTCGCGGGGGGCGCTTTAAACCTCCGAAACTTGAAGAACTTTACGAAAAACTATACGGGAGTAAATTTGATGAGGCGCATAATGCGGCGGCTGACGTAAATGCTACTGCCAGAGCTTTCTTTGAGATGGTAAGAATTGGGGTAGTTCCAGCTGAAACATTAAAGATTTCAGAAGATCAGTTAGCTTATTTCAAAAGCCTTTATCCGGATCCGATTAAGCCTTTCAATATTGTTATCAGAAGGCAGGTTGCAGATTTTCATAACAAGAAAAAGCAGCAGGATTTCGGTAGTATTGATGAAATTGATTTAGGAAAATATTTCAATTTTGATAATCATAGTGTTTTCTCAACACTTACGGCTACTTCAAGTATTAATGATCTGATTAAAAAAGCTTCCGATGAAAACTTTCCGGCTGTTGGAATGGTAGATTTAGGAAATATGATGGGGGCTTTCAAATTCGTTTCAGCTGTAGAAGGAGCGAATGGAGACAGAGCCAAAAAACATAAAGAATTTTTGGCAAAAAAACAGGAAGCTGAAGAAAATGGAACAGAATTCAATGAAGAAGAACCTGTTTCTACACCATTAATTCCTGTTGTTGGCTGTGAATTCTATATTTCAGATCGTTATGAGCAAAAACAATTTACCAAAGATGATCCGGATAGGAGAACTCAGGTAGTGCTTTTGGCAAAAGATTTTAACGGATATAAAAACTTAGCAAAACTTTCAAGTATCGGTTTCTTAAAGGGATTCTATTTTGGAGTTCCCAGAATCAGTCGTGAATTGATTGCAGAGTATAAAGAAGGAATTATTGCTTTGACTTCTGGAATTATGGGAGATATTCCTGACGCGATCCTGAATACCGGTGAACAAAAAGGGGAGGAGCTTTTCAAATGGTGGAGTGAAACTTTTGGAGATGATTTTTATGTGCAGCTCCAAAACCATAATCTGCCTGAAGAGGAGCACTTAAATGAAGTTTTATTGTATCTGGCGGATAAATATAGTGTCAAAATTCTGGCTCAGAATGAAACTTTTTATACCAATAAAGATGATGCCAATATCCAGGACATTGTAAGCTGTATCAAAGACGGAGAAAAGCTTACAACGCCTATTGGGAAAGGATTTGGTAAGAGAAGAGGACTGGCGACGGGAGAGTACTATATGAAAAGCTCTGATGAGATAAAAGAAGCTTTCCTTGCTTATCCGGATGCCTTTGAAGCGTATGAAGAATTTTTTGCAAAGTTTAAGCCTTATACCTTAAAAAGAGATGTTCTCCTTCCTAAATTTGACATTCCGGAAGAATTTATCCATGCAGAAGATGAGGTAGACGGCGGAAAAAGAGGGGAGATGGCTTATCTTACTCATCTTACCTATGAAGGGGCGAGAAAAAGATATGTTGAAACTGGAATTACTGAAGAAATTAAAGAACGTCTGGATTTCGAGTTGGAAGTAATTGCCAACACCGGATATCCTGGATACTTTCTTATTGTTCAGGATTTTTGTAATGAAGCCCGGAATATGGGAGTATGGGTAGGGCCGGGCAGGGGATCGGCAGCTGGATCTGCTGTTGCTTACTGTATCGGAATCACCAATGTTGACCCAATCAAATATGATCTCCTTTTTGAGAGATTCCTGAACCCGGAAAGGGTTTCAATGCCTGATATTGATATTGACTTTGATGATGAAGGTAGAGACCGAGTTATTAAATGGGTAATTGAAAAGTATGGGCAAAGCCAGGTAGCACAGATTATTACTTATTCCGTGTTGGGAGGAAAGTCTGCGATTAAAGATGCCGGAAGGGTTTTAGATGTTCCGATTCCGGATACTAATAATATTGCTAAACTTATCCCTTCTACGCCAGGGATGAACATTGCGAAAGCTCTGGCAAAATATGATAAATTGAAACCGGAAGAACAGATGCTCGTTGATGAGATGAGGTATGTTCTTGAAAGTCCTGATGATGCACGCCACGGAGTGCTGGCAAGTGCTAAAAAGATGGAGGGTTGTATCAGAAATACTGGTATCCATGCCTGTGGTGTAATTATTACGCCGGAGGATGTGAGTAATCTTGTTCCGGTAACCATTGCCGCAAAAGATGCTGATATTTTGGTTTCTCAGTTTGATAACTCAGTAGCAGAAAGTGCTGGTCTTCTGAAAATGGACTTTTTGGGTCTTAGAACCCTTACGATCATTAAAGATGCTTTAAAGCTTGTGAAAGCAAGATATGGAGTGGATATTGATCCGGATCTTATTCCATTGGATGATGCTAAAACATATCAGCTGTTTAAAGAGGGAAGAACGGTGGGGATTTTCCAGTATGAAAGTCCAGGAATGCAAAAATACATGAGGGAGCTTAAACCTACCGTTTTTGCTGACCTTATTGCCATGAATGCATTGTATCGTCCGGGTCCTATTAAATATATCCCGAACTTTATCAACAGAAAGCACGGTATTGAAGAAATTGTCTATGACTTACCGGAAACAGAAGAATATTTAAAAGAAACCTACGGAATTACTGTTTACCAGGAACAGGTAATGCTTTTATCTCAGAAACTGGCCAACTTTACAAAAGGTGAGGCTGATACGTTGAGGAAAGCGATGGGTAAGAAGCAGATTGATGTTCTTAATAAGATGTATCCTAAATTTATTGAAGGAGGAAGGAAAAATAATCTTAATGAAGAAAGGCTGGAGAAAATCTGGAATGACTGGAAAGCATTCGCAGAATATGCCTTTAATAAATCTCACTCAACCTGTTATGCTTTTATTGCTTACCAAACAGCCTTTTTGAAAGCGAATTATCCTGCAGAATATATGGCGAGTGTGATGAGTAATAACATTAACAATACTGACTCAATTACCATGTTCATGGAGGATTGTAAAAGTATGGGAGTGGATGTTCTGGGACCTGATGTAAATGAATCTCAGTATAAATTCTCTGTAAACGAAAAGGGTCAGATACGCTTTGGTCTGGGAGCGATCAAAGGAATCGGAGAAGGACCAAGTGAGGCTATTACAAGAGAAAGAGAAAATGGAAGGTTTAAAAATATTTATGATTTCTTTGAAAGAATATTGCCTTCCCAAATGAATAAAAGAGTAGCAGAAAGTTTAGTGCTAGCTGGAGCTTTTGATGAATTGGATGTCTTTCACAGAGGTCAATATTTCGATATTGATATGGCGGGAAGAACTAATCTTGAAAGATTAATCAGATATGGGCAGAGCTTCCAGGAAAGTAAAAATGAAATGGAGTTTTCCCTGTTTGCAGATTTTGCAGATGAAGTTCAGATTGAGCAACCTAAATTACTGCCTTGCCCGGAATGGCCGAATATGCATAAACTGAATAAAGAAAAGGAGACTATTGGATTCTATCTTTCTGCCCATCCGCTGGATGAATTTAAATACCAGTTCCAGTTTATGCAGGGAAGACTTTCCAAAAAATCGGTGCTGGAAAAAGAAGAAGAGGAAAAAATAGTGACTGATGAAGCTCCTGTTTTGGAACAGGATTCACCGGATGAAACTACCGATCTTACAGAAATTGTTTCTGATGAATTATCTGTGGGAGAAGAAGAAGTAGTGGAAGAAACAACTAAAAAAGCAGAGCCGAAAGGGAATTTCTTATTCTTAAACCTTGATGAAGTGGATGCTTACAAAGAGCAGGCTTTTGCCAATAAGCAGGAAGAATTGTTTGAAGAAAAAAAGAAAGACTGGAAAACTCTTCAGAAGGAAAGAGAAAATGGAGGTGGTGGAAAAGAATATACCGTAGCAGGTCTTATCACTGAATATAGGGTTCAGGATGGTTTCAGAAGTGGTGAGAAAGTTGCTTTTGTGACATTGGAGGATTATTCAGGTTCTTATTCTTTCAGACTGGGAGATAGGGATTATATGAGGCTTAAGGAAAAGCTTGAGGTGCAAAGGTTTGTTATCTTTAAGATCAAGTTTGCGCAGGTTAAAGATGGAAGAGTTTTTGTAAATGTAAATGATGTGATAGAGCTTCAGGAAGCATTTGAAAGATTTGCTAAGAGTATTTCTTTGGTGATGGATGTAATGGATGTAAGGGTTGAAGATCTGGATTTCTTCAGAACGGTTCTGGAGAGAAATAAAGGAAATCAGAAGTTGAAATTCTTCATTAAGAATATTGAAGATGACTCCCAGATTGAAGTTCAGTCTATGAAACATTCTGTGGACTTGAATGGGGATCTTATTAAAGAAATACAACTGCTTAATAAGTATGAGTTCTATTTGAACTAA